A stretch of the Brevundimonas sp. MF30-B genome encodes the following:
- a CDS encoding OmpA family protein, whose protein sequence is MIRLVPLTAAGALVLAACGSGGGASDGAPQDIQIAHPGGVVLQIQSVAAGGEATLVRARVMNGRTRDIQLNGGRENTYLLTDAGEKLFLAAPPANSALEVPAGRTIDAALLFSGALPRGERATLIVNQHSGADNVYTSAPRFETVLSLDGARGARGLPDTSGLSGMRPNTASRLAPATGGGSQLGAGGQAASNLQVVEALKTELGAVQTDRGSVVSLPSDVTFDFDQSTIRAEGRGALDTLARLIQADAGAGTITIEGHTDSRGDDAYNLRLSRARADAVKAYLVEKGVPEARLRTIGLGEQRPVAPNAAADGSDDEAGRQRNRRVEVVLPTAAPATQDAPGATSSLTPAN, encoded by the coding sequence ATGATCCGCCTCGTCCCCCTGACGGCCGCAGGCGCCCTGGTCCTCGCGGCCTGCGGCAGTGGCGGCGGCGCCAGCGATGGCGCGCCGCAGGACATCCAGATCGCCCATCCCGGCGGGGTGGTGCTCCAAATTCAGTCGGTGGCCGCAGGCGGAGAGGCGACCCTGGTGAGGGCTCGCGTGATGAACGGCCGCACACGCGACATTCAGCTGAACGGCGGACGGGAGAACACCTATCTGCTGACCGACGCCGGCGAAAAGCTGTTTCTGGCCGCGCCGCCGGCCAACAGCGCCCTGGAGGTTCCGGCCGGCCGCACCATAGACGCCGCCCTGCTGTTCTCGGGCGCCCTGCCGCGCGGCGAACGCGCCACCCTGATCGTGAACCAGCATTCCGGCGCGGATAACGTCTACACCAGCGCCCCCCGCTTCGAGACGGTGCTGTCTCTGGACGGCGCGCGGGGTGCGCGCGGCCTGCCCGACACCAGCGGCCTGTCGGGAATGCGGCCCAACACAGCCTCGCGCCTTGCGCCCGCGACAGGCGGCGGCTCACAGCTGGGCGCCGGCGGTCAGGCGGCCAGCAACCTTCAGGTCGTGGAGGCGCTCAAGACCGAACTCGGCGCCGTCCAGACCGACCGCGGCTCGGTCGTCTCCCTGCCGTCGGACGTGACCTTCGATTTCGACCAGTCGACCATTCGGGCCGAAGGCCGCGGTGCGCTCGACACCCTGGCGCGCCTGATCCAGGCGGATGCGGGCGCGGGGACGATCACCATCGAGGGCCACACGGATTCGCGCGGCGACGACGCCTACAACCTGCGCCTGTCGCGGGCTCGCGCCGATGCGGTGAAGGCTTATCTGGTCGAAAAGGGCGTCCCCGAGGCCCGCCTGCGCACCATCGGCCTGGGCGAACAGCGCCCGGTGGCCCCCAACGCCGCCGCCGACGGTTCGGACGACGAAGCCGGCCGCCAGCGCAACCGCCGCGTCGAGGTCGTGCTGCCCACCGCCGCGCCGGCGACGCAAGACGCGCCCGGCGCGACGTCCAGCCTAACGCCTGCGAACTAA